From a single Apostichopus japonicus isolate 1M-3 chromosome 12, ASM3797524v1, whole genome shotgun sequence genomic region:
- the LOC139977099 gene encoding uncharacterized protein isoform X1, whose protein sequence is MSYLVAVRKSIREMWNNKIFSMSTIFPVICCMVIAQLPPVISENYNTTPQHMHKVAHVGLSTTINCLYTSTNREYVFTWKKDGETLIQPDPSKSITLNDSDRMYTIQEQESNVTATLTIMNVSAKDNGKYSCLKEFKFQGKAEVCNWEIIVPVPVTAVWKPPSKSMTSILAERYTYVNITCITDGNPMPSLLLQRYNHSIDMWVNTSLKPELVLQEGTLTTWNVLYNITSNIYEKLRCFAFNNFTSNEDDDGFLVDTQIPVTFEIVLETHTEGRNESINCATYGYPVPNVVLQRKLFGKWTTMTDVLPVLKNASKYKRHLTWEFYLTSNDDEKEKKYRCRANNTFQYFVNSEAVTIYFQSTDTFFKVHLHAIVSVLVGVAVIISVLAVALLQKNTITRAFTPVISSLVMRTSQYPPNNTPLAANSSDSWRKEVPRAHDSRDVPTVGGSYPNRISGSFYHELDAMENEKGNGFVACSNNMAELTEVASAR, encoded by the exons ATGTCATATTTGGTTGCGGTACGCAAATCCATTAGAGAAATGTGGAATAATAAGATATTTAGTATGTCAACGATCTTTCCAGTAATTTGCTGCATGGTCATTGCTCAATTGCCACCGGTGATATCAG AGAATTATAACACAACTCCGCAGCATATGCATAAAGTTGCTCATGTTGGTTTATCTACGACGATAAATTGTTTATATACTTCAACTAATCGTGAGTATGTATTTACATGGAAGAAAGATGGGGAAACGTTGATTCAACCTGATCCATCGAAGTCCATAACCCTGAACGATAGTGACCGTATGTACACAATTCAGGAACAAGAGAGCAATGTCACCGCAACTCTAACAATTATGAATGTTAGTGCCAAGGATAATGGAAAATACAGTTGtttaaaagaatttaaattCCAAGGAAAAGCAGAGGTTTGCAATTGGGAGATAATCGTACCTG TACCGGTCACTGCAGTGTGGAAACCTCCATCTAAATCAATGACGTCCATACTTGCGGAACGCTATACCTACGTAAACATAACATGTATTACTGACGGAAACCCGATGCCATCTCTACTTTTGCAAAGATATAACCATAGCATTGATATGTGGGTGAACACAAGCTTGAAACCAGAGTTGGTATTACAGGAAGGAACACTAACTACGTGGAACGTACTTTACAACATTACAAGTAACATATACGAGAAATTGAGGTGTTTCGCTTTTAACAACTTTACTAGCAACGAAGATGATGACGGATTCCTCGTTGATACTCAAA TTCCCGTAACCTTTGAGATTGTACTAGAGACGCATACCGAAGGAAGAAACGAATCAATTAATTGTGCTACCTATGGGTATCCTGTACCGAATGTTGTTCTACAAAGAAAATTGTTTGGCAAATGGACAACCATGACTGATGTATTACCAGTTTTAAAGAATGCGAGCAAGTATAAACGTCACCTTACATGGGAATTTTACTTAACAAGTAACGACGACgagaaggaaaaaaagtatAGATGTCGAGCCAATAacacatttcaatattttgtcaacaGTGAAGCTGTAACGATATACTTCCAGAGTACAG ATACCTTCTTTAAGGTCCATCTTCATGCCATTGTAAGCGTTTTAGTTGGTGTAGCAGTTATCATTTCGGTGCTCGCAGTGGCTCTACTTCAAA AAAACACTATCACGCGTGCGTTCACTCCTGTTATATCAAG TCTGGTGATGAGGACTTCGCAGTATCCTCCGAACAATACTCCTCTTGCCGCGAATTCTTCTGACAGTTGGCGTAAGGAAGTGCCTCGGGCTCATGATTCCAGAG ATGTTCCAACCGTTGGTGGAAGTTATCCCAATAGGATATCAGG
- the LOC139977099 gene encoding uncharacterized protein isoform X2, translating into MSYLVAVRKSIREMWNNKIFSMSTIFPVICCMVIAQLPPVISENYNTTPQHMHKVAHVGLSTTINCLYTSTNREYVFTWKKDGETLIQPDPSKSITLNDSDRMYTIQEQESNVTATLTIMNVSAKDNGKYSCLKEFKFQGKAEVCNWEIIVPVPVTAVWKPPSKSMTSILAERYTYVNITCITDGNPMPSLLLQRYNHSIDMWVNTSLKPELVLQEGTLTTWNVLYNITSNIYEKLRCFAFNNFTSNEDDDGFLVDTQIPVTFEIVLETHTEGRNESINCATYGYPVPNVVLQRKLFGKWTTMTDVLPVLKNASKYKRHLTWEFYLTSNDDEKEKKYRCRANNTFQYFVNSEAVTIYFQSTDTFFKVHLHAIVSVLVGVAVIISVLAVALLQIW; encoded by the exons ATGTCATATTTGGTTGCGGTACGCAAATCCATTAGAGAAATGTGGAATAATAAGATATTTAGTATGTCAACGATCTTTCCAGTAATTTGCTGCATGGTCATTGCTCAATTGCCACCGGTGATATCAG AGAATTATAACACAACTCCGCAGCATATGCATAAAGTTGCTCATGTTGGTTTATCTACGACGATAAATTGTTTATATACTTCAACTAATCGTGAGTATGTATTTACATGGAAGAAAGATGGGGAAACGTTGATTCAACCTGATCCATCGAAGTCCATAACCCTGAACGATAGTGACCGTATGTACACAATTCAGGAACAAGAGAGCAATGTCACCGCAACTCTAACAATTATGAATGTTAGTGCCAAGGATAATGGAAAATACAGTTGtttaaaagaatttaaattCCAAGGAAAAGCAGAGGTTTGCAATTGGGAGATAATCGTACCTG TACCGGTCACTGCAGTGTGGAAACCTCCATCTAAATCAATGACGTCCATACTTGCGGAACGCTATACCTACGTAAACATAACATGTATTACTGACGGAAACCCGATGCCATCTCTACTTTTGCAAAGATATAACCATAGCATTGATATGTGGGTGAACACAAGCTTGAAACCAGAGTTGGTATTACAGGAAGGAACACTAACTACGTGGAACGTACTTTACAACATTACAAGTAACATATACGAGAAATTGAGGTGTTTCGCTTTTAACAACTTTACTAGCAACGAAGATGATGACGGATTCCTCGTTGATACTCAAA TTCCCGTAACCTTTGAGATTGTACTAGAGACGCATACCGAAGGAAGAAACGAATCAATTAATTGTGCTACCTATGGGTATCCTGTACCGAATGTTGTTCTACAAAGAAAATTGTTTGGCAAATGGACAACCATGACTGATGTATTACCAGTTTTAAAGAATGCGAGCAAGTATAAACGTCACCTTACATGGGAATTTTACTTAACAAGTAACGACGACgagaaggaaaaaaagtatAGATGTCGAGCCAATAacacatttcaatattttgtcaacaGTGAAGCTGTAACGATATACTTCCAGAGTACAG ATACCTTCTTTAAGGTCCATCTTCATGCCATTGTAAGCGTTTTAGTTGGTGTAGCAGTTATCATTTCGGTGCTCGCAGTGGCTCTACTTCAAA TCTGGTGA